TCCCGCCCTTCGAGGCCATCGGCGCCCTGCCCTTCCCGGAAGACGATCCCATCGCCCGGGCGGCGACCCTGAAGCGCACGCTCCGGGCATTGCGCTCGGGGCCTTCGCTGCTGTTCCTTTTCCCCGAGGGAGACATGCATCCCGCGCCGCAGCTAGCGCCCTTCAAGGAGGGGCTGCACTGGCTGCACACGCGCCTGCCCCAGGTGGAACTGAAGCCGGTGGCGATCCACATTGAGCAGGGCATCCACCAGCACCCGGAGGCCTATGTTATCGCCGGACCGCCTTTCCGGTGTGACAGCGCGGACAGGCCCACATGGCTCAGGGAAGCAAGCCGGACCATTTCAGAGCTACTCGAGGAGTTGGCGCCGGAACGCCGCCCTGCGATTTCTGAGTTCACCTGCATCCTGGCGGGGCGCCTGTCGACGGATGAGTACCGGTGCAGTGGGAACCGGGAGCGCGGCCCGAAGCCAGTGGAGAGCGAGCATGCCGCTATGGTCCCACGGGAATAGACATCGCATGGAGAAAGTCGAAGAACAATAGAAAGAGCCCCTGAATGACCACTGCCCATCCCGCACCGCGCAGGACAGGCCTGAGACGGGTGGCCAGCACTACCCCCACTGCTACGTATAACACGTCGAGCCCGGCGTTGATGAGGAGCAGGCGTCGCAGATCGGACAGCGGCGCGATCGTCCCCATAAGGCCCGCAATGCCGATGGCCGCGTCTATGGCGCACCAGATACCCGTGACGAACCAGAATCCACGCCAGGCCTCGTGTTTCGTGCGCCACAGGCCGACTACGGCCGCCACCAGCCACACAACTGACCAGATGATCAGTTGCAGCGCGATGACCAGTCCGGGGTGCTCCCACAGCGGGTTCGCCACGATGCTCACTCCCGTCAGGCCTGGTGCCGCGTGCTGCGCCTTGCGCTGAGCAGTCGCAGGTAGATGCCGGGCAGACGGCAGGCCTTGGCCAGTTGCGGTACCTGCGCCCTTCGCGAGAAAACATCATAGCCCTGGCGCTCGATCTGTCCCAGTATCCCGGCGTACAGCTCCGAAGCGGCAGCGATGGCGAACTGCCCGTCGGCTGACAGCATCGGGATACCCGGCCGCGCCTCGGAGTACAGGCGGCGCGCCCTGTCTATCTGGAACCGCATGAAGCGCCGCCAGTTTTCGTTCACGACCCCCTGTGCAAGGTGCGTCTCGTCGATTCCGTAGGCGTTCAGTTCGTCCTGGGGCAGGTAGATACGGCCCATACCGTAATCCTGCGCGACATCCCGCAGGATGTTCGTCAGTTGCATGGCGATCCCAAGCTTGAGCGCATACGGGGCCGCCTCTTCCCCACTGAAGCCGATGATCTTCATGCTCATCAGCCCCACCGTCGAGGCCACCCCATAGCAGTAATCCACAAGGTCATCGAAGGAGCTGTAGCGCGTCTGGTGCAGATCCCGGGAGACGCTCTCAATCAGTTTGGCGGGAAGCGTATCCGGTATCCTGTACTGGGTCCGCACATGGGACCATGCCAGCAGCACCGGGTGGTCCGGCGGGGGAACCGGCGCAGCCACGGCGTCCCGCCAACTGCGCATCCTCTCGGCCGCGTCGACACCCTTCTCATCGACGATATCATCCGTGGACCGGCAGAATGCATAGAGAGCGCGCACTGCGCGGCGTTTCTGCGCGGGTAGCAAGGCGCTTGCGAAAAAGAACGTCCGGCTGTGCTCGAAAGTGATCCGTCGGCATACCGAGAAGGCCAGTTCCAACTCTGCGGGCGACGCGGACACGGCCGGCGCGTGGGACGTTCCCTGCAGTGACGATAGCGCCTCCGCCGTCAAGCGGTCCTCCCACTCAGCTTGCATCCGTCTCGTGCACCTCCGATCGCTCTACGGGGCCAGACCCAGATCACGCAGGATGCGTTCCGTAACCAATCGCGCGGACAACAGTACCAGTGGGAGCCCCGTTCCCGGGTGGGTGCTCGCACCGGCGAAGTAGAGATTGCGGAAGCGACTGTGCCGATTGTGAGGGCGCAAATACCCTACCTGCAGGAAATTGTGACTCAGGCCGAAGGCAGAACCCTTCACGAGGTTGAGCTCGCGCTCGTAGCTTTCAGGCGTCATCGTCGCCTCGAAGTCGATGCGCCGGTCGACGTCCGGCACACCGACACGTTCGAGGCCTGAGAGCACTGCCTCGCGCGCCCGAGCCTGCATCGCAGGCCAGTCTTGCCCAGCCTGGCTGTCGAGATGCCCCACCGGGACCAGCACCGTAAGCGCGTCGCCCCCGGGGGGAGCGGTGGCCGGGTCAGACCTGCTGGGAGCGGCCACGTAGAAGGATGGCTCATCGGGCAATGAGTGCTCCCGGAATATCCTGTCGAAGGATTCGCGATAGCGGTGTTCGGACAGAAACACGTTGTGGTGCAGAAGCGCGGAAGACCGTTCGCCCTTCAGCCCCCAGTAGAACATGATGGCAGACGAGGTGTACTGCTTGGCGGCCAGTCGGGCCGCACTGCCGTCGTCCGGGAGGAGATTTGCGTACACGTAGGGCAGGTCGGCAGTGGCCACAACGAGGTCCGCCGACAGAGTAGCTCCCGCCTGCGTCATGACTCCCTCTGCGATGGTGCCGGAGACGAGTATGCGTGAGACAGGAGTATCGAACTCGAATCGGACCCCGAGGGATCGCGCAACTGCAGCCAGGGCTTCGACCACC
This region of Armatimonadota bacterium genomic DNA includes:
- the crtI gene encoding phytoene desaturase, whose product is MPKAVVIGAGLSGISVAARLAARGFEVTVLERLKAPGGRCGRLVSGEYCFDTGPTLYLMPPIFEETFAALGENVTDHLKLLRVDPTYRVHFSTGGALDITSDMVHMREQMQSIEAGSFARLLQFLAAGDVFLETSLQRFVGRNFFTLLDYFSPANLPLMFRLRALQKHFPFVAGHFRDPRLRAAFSFQNMYLGLSPYAAMATYALLQFSEIAEGVWFPEGGIYRVVEALAAVARSLGVRFEFDTPVSRILVSGTIAEGVMTQAGATLSADLVVATADLPYVYANLLPDDGSAARLAAKQYTSSAIMFYWGLKGERSSALLHHNVFLSEHRYRESFDRIFREHSLPDEPSFYVAAPSRSDPATAPPGGDALTVLVPVGHLDSQAGQDWPAMQARAREAVLSGLERVGVPDVDRRIDFEATMTPESYERELNLVKGSAFGLSHNFLQVGYLRPHNRHSRFRNLYFAGASTHPGTGLPLVLLSARLVTERILRDLGLAP
- a CDS encoding phytoene/squalene synthase family protein encodes the protein MQAEWEDRLTAEALSSLQGTSHAPAVSASPAELELAFSVCRRITFEHSRTFFFASALLPAQKRRAVRALYAFCRSTDDIVDEKGVDAAERMRSWRDAVAAPVPPPDHPVLLAWSHVRTQYRIPDTLPAKLIESVSRDLHQTRYSSFDDLVDYCYGVASTVGLMSMKIIGFSGEEAAPYALKLGIAMQLTNILRDVAQDYGMGRIYLPQDELNAYGIDETHLAQGVVNENWRRFMRFQIDRARRLYSEARPGIPMLSADGQFAIAAASELYAGILGQIERQGYDVFSRRAQVPQLAKACRLPGIYLRLLSARRSTRHQA
- a CDS encoding 1-acyl-sn-glycerol-3-phosphate acyltransferase, with amino-acid sequence MKRVKAWFADWLIMRSLRSHFRGVYLLDRSVPDPGRPLIVFANHHYWWDGYLLHLFARHWRPGQSMVWMRELTPFPPFEAIGALPFPEDDPIARAATLKRTLRALRSGPSLLFLFPEGDMHPAPQLAPFKEGLHWLHTRLPQVELKPVAIHIEQGIHQHPEAYVIAGPPFRCDSADRPTWLREASRTISELLEELAPERRPAISEFTCILAGRLSTDEYRCSGNRERGPKPVESEHAAMVPRE